The Vigna unguiculata cultivar IT97K-499-35 chromosome 6, ASM411807v1, whole genome shotgun sequence genome contains a region encoding:
- the LOC114186960 gene encoding uncharacterized protein LOC114186960 isoform X1, whose protein sequence is MIEQFINFIIRPPRAEYDPDRYLWEKEFTLAGRTYQRQDLELKNSRGYTLQCSHYLPSALPEDISLPCVIYCHGNSGCRADANEAAVILLPSNITVFTLDFSGSGLSDGDHVSLGWHEKDDLRMAVSYLRRNKQVSRIGLWGRSMGAVTSLLYGAEDPSIAGMVLDSAFSNLYGLMLELADVYKIRLPKFTVKMAVQYMRRVIEKKAKFDIMDLNCLLVAPKTFIPVLFGHGNDDQFIQPHHSDLISELYAGDKNIIKFDGDHNSSRPQFFYDSISLFFYNVLRPPHIPRARKHDRYLDVGDLKIGSAVNESLLFGIISSLQSATIDAASSSSAPPSNSISNIASIRERIPKVAPTASPDSMIREQLMHGNYEPDHDEPADMKDEPNDLTEDYYSYTSSTRESFGRCSSLVFSDDEYFPDYRDDDNGSEVFATPLGSLREISADPKEEEKSQKKKKKKAERSTKKHRSDRFEKWESLSRKLRLCILKGSANRRPKPS, encoded by the exons ATGATTGAGCAATTCATCAATTTCATCATTCGGCCCCCCAG GGCTGAATATGATCCAGATCGGTACCTATGGGAAAAGGAATTCACCCTTGCAGGAAGAACATACCAACGGCAGGATTTGGAG CTCAAGAATTCCAGAGGTTATACCTTGCAGTGTAGCCATTATCTACCTTCAGCTTTGCCTGAAGATATTTCTCTTCCTTGTGTTATATATTGCCATGGAAATAG TGGATGTAGGGCTGATGCCAATGAAGCTGCTGTTATTCTTCTTCCATCAAATATTACTGTTTTTACTCTTGACTTCTCGGGGTCAGGCTTATCTGATGGAGACCATGTCAGCCTTGGTTGGCATGAA AAAGATGATCTCAGGATGGCGGTGTCATATTTAAGAAGAAACAAGCAAGTATCTCGTATCGGTCTTTGGGGACGATCAATGGGTGCTGTTACTAG CCTTCTTTATGGAGCTGAAGACCCTTCTATTGCTGGGATGGTGTTGGATAGCGCCTTTTCAAACCTGTATGGTCTGATGCTGGAGCTCGCTGATGTCTATAAAATTCGACTTCCTAAGTTCACT GTTAAAATGGCAGTACAATACATGCGGCGGGTTATTGAGAAGAAGGCAAAGTTTGATATCATGGACTTGAACTGTTTGCTG GTTGCACCGAAGACATTCATTCCTGTTTTATTTGGACATGGTAATGATGACCAATTCATTCAGCCTCACCATTCTGATCTCATCTCTGAATTATATGCG GGAgacaaaaatatcataaaatttgaTGGTGATCACAACTCCTCTAGACCACAGTTCTTTTATGACTCAATTTCCCTTTTCTTCTACAATGTCCTCCGCCCTCCTCACATTCCCAGAGCTCGCAAGCATGACAGATATCTTGATGTAGGGGATTTGAAGATCGGTTCTGCTGTGAATGAG AGCTTATTATTTGGGATAATCTCTAGTTTACAGTCTGCAACTATTGATGCTGCAAGTTCATCTTCCGCTCCTCCCAGCAATTCAATTTCAAACATAGCTTCAATTAGAGAGCGTATTCCAAAAGTTGCTCCTACAGCTTCTCCT GATTCCATGATCAGAGAGCAACTAATGCATGGAAATTATGAACCTGACCATGATGAACCTGCAGATATGAAG GATGAACCAAATGACCTGACTGAAGATTATTACTCATACACCAGCTCAACTCGAGAAAGCTTCGGCAGATGTTCTTCTTTAGTATTCAGCGATGATGAATATTTTCCAGATTACAGGGATGATGATAATGGTTCTGAG GTATTTGCAACACCCCTTGGAAGTCTGAGAGAAATATCTGCAGACCCTAAAGAAGAGGAAAAGAgccagaaaaagaagaagaagaaagctgAAAGATCCACAAAGAAGCACAGGTCTGACAGATTTGAGAAGTGGGAGTCCCTCAGTCGAAAGCTGCGACTTTGCATTCTGAAGGGATCTGCCAATCGGAGACCAAAGCCCTCTTGA
- the LOC114186846 gene encoding uncharacterized protein At3g52155, chloroplastic, producing the protein MNVGLCEMHSVICSTAVAPNLSGRRSKIGNPNQLRAKSSLLIQKQDTQLAEPLSDSVSVSRRLILLRHAKSSWANRSLRDHDRPLSKSGKEDAVRVSRKLQELGWIPELILSSDAARTKETLKIMQEQVQELVEAEVHFVSSFYSIAAMDGQTAEHLQKVICRYSKDEILTVMCMGHNRGWEEAASMFSGASVELKTCNAALLETAGKSWDEAFATAGFGGWKLQGIVKPSS; encoded by the exons ATGAATGTGGGTTTGTGTGAGATGCATTCTGTAATCTGCAGCACCGCCGTCGCACCTAACCTTTCCGGTCGCCGGAGCAAAATTGGGAACCCTAATCAATTACGCGCCAAATCCTCTCTGCTCATTCAGAAGCAGGATACCCAGCTCGCAGAACCCTTATCCGACTCCGTCTCCGTCTCACGCCGCCTCATTCTCCTCCGCCATGCTAAGAGTTCCTGGGCAAACCGCTCGCTCCGCG ACCATGACCGGCCTCTGAGCAAGTCTGGGAAAGAGGATGCTGTGAGAGTTTCCCGCAAGCTCCAAGAGTTGGGTTGGATTCCTGAACTTATATTGTCTAG TGATGCAGCGCGGACTAAGGAGACACTTAAGATAATGCAAGAGCAAGTGCAGGAGCTGGTGGAGGCTGAGGTTCATTTTGTTTCTAGTTTCTATTCAATTGCAGCTATGGATGGGCAAACTGCAGAGCACCTTCAAAAGGTTATTTGTAGATATTCAAAGGATGAGATACTTACTGTCAT GTGCATGGGACATAATAGGGGGTGGGAAGAAGCAGCATCAATGTTTTCCGGGGCCTCTGtggaattaaaaacatgcaATGCTGCACTGCTTGAGACTGCTGGAAAATCTTGGGACGAG GCATTTGCCACCGCAGGATTTGGTGGATGGAAGCTTCAAGGCATAGTAAAGCCAAGTAGCTAG
- the LOC114188711 gene encoding protein PHR1-LIKE 2-like isoform X1 yields the protein MYPRLIHPHDGIVQQEDMQAAASNLSHSHKGDPCLVLTADPKPRLRWTQDLHERFVDAVTQLGGASKATPKAIMRTMNVKGLTLFHLKSHLQKYRLGKQSGKDVGEGCKDGISGSYLLESPGTENTSPKLPTSDTNEGYEIKEALRAQMEVQSKLHLQVEAEKHLQIRQDAERRYIAMLERACKMLADQFIGATVIDTDSQKFQAIGSKTPRGTLVDPLGFYSLPSTEVAGVNVPDEEIAPSLPPQRADCSTESCLTSHESSGGLTLEGSPGGGKRRMLGMDSMAAPLIWSEAKMRTQAINVAQGNHPQGITRYGM from the exons ATGTACCCGAGGCTCATACACCCCCATGATGGGATTGTGCAGCAGGAGGACATGCAGGCTGCTGCTTCCAACCTCTCTCACTCTCACAAGGGAGACCCTTGTCTCGTTCTCACTGCTGATCCCAAACCTCGCCTTCGTTGGACTCAGGACTTGCACGAACGCTTCGTTGATGCCGTCACACAGCTTGGGGGAGCAAGTA AAGCTACACCAAAAGCAATCATGCGGACCATGAATGTCAAGGGTTTGACTCTGTTTCATTTGAAGAGTCATCTTCAG AAATACAGGCTTGGTAAGCAATCTGGGAAAGATGTTGGTGAAGGATGCAAAGATG GAATATCAGGTTCATATCTTTTAGAAAGCCCTGGCACTGAGAACACTTCTCCAAAGCTGCCAACTTCCGACACAAACGA GGGGTACGAAATCAAGGAGGCATTGAGAGCACAGATGGAAGTGCAGAGTAAGTTACATTTGCAAGTGGAG GCAGAGAAGCATTTGCAGATTCGGCAGGATGCAGAGAGGAGATACATCGCAATGCTTGAAAGAGCTTGCAAGATGCTGGCTGATCAGTTTATTGGTGCCACAGTTATAGACACTGACAGCCAAAAGTTTCAAGCAATTGGAAGCAAAACACCAAGAGGTACTTTGGTTGATCCTCTTGGATTTTACTCCTTGCCATCAACTGAGGTGGCTGGAGTGAATGTTCCAGATGAAGAAATAGCACCTAGTCTACCACCCCAAAGGGCTGATTGTTCAACTGAAAGTTGTTTAACCTCACATGAAAGTTCTGGAGGATTGACTCTAGAAGGATCTCCTGGTGGGGGCAAAAGAAGGATGCTAGGCATGGACTCCATGGCAGCTCCTTTGATCTGGAGTGAAGCTAAGATGAGAACTCAGGCCATCAATGTGGCTCAAGGTAATCATCCTCAAGGAATAACTAGGTATGGCATGTAG
- the LOC114188710 gene encoding myb family transcription factor PHL7 isoform X1 has protein sequence MYHSKNVPSASLVGGNSLVHGQHIDCGGSAMDPGNGGNSHSNNSNLTSKQRLRWTHELHERFVDAVAQLGGPDRATPKGVLRVMGVQGLTIYHVKSHLQKYRLAKYLPDSSSDEGKKADKKETGDVLSNLDGSSGMQITEALKLQMEVQKRLHEQLEVQRQLQLRIEAQGKYLKKIIEEQQRLSGVLSEAPESGVVAVVPGDVCQEPDNKTDPSTPDPEKAAKDRVPAKSLSIESFSSHHEPLTPDSGCHVGSPADSPKGERSTKKQRLNMDGSYSKPDMVLPLQILESSMSSYQHPSTVFLGQEQFDPSMGMSTRSGEELDKVGGSNL, from the exons ATGTATCATTCAAAGAATGTTCCTAGTGCAAGTTTAGTTGGAGGTAATTCACTAGTTCATGGTCAGCACATAGATTGTGGTGGCAGCGCGATGGATCCTGGCAATGGAGGAAACAGTCATAGCAACAACTCTAATCTCACCTCAAAACAACGTCTACGGTGGACACATGAATTACATGAGCGCTTTGTTGATGCTGTGGCTCAACTTGGAGGGCCAGATC GTGCCACACCCAAAGGTGTCCTCAGAGTTATGGGTGTACAAGGCTTGACCATATACCATGTCAAAAGCCATTTACAG AAGTACCGACTAGCAAAATATTTACCGGATTCCTCATCTGATG AAGGGAAAAAGGCTGACAAGAAAGAAACTGGGGATGTGCTTTCCAATCTCGATGGTTCATC TGGGATGCAGATTACTGAAGCTCTAAAGCTTCAAATGGAGGTGCAGAAGCGATTACATGAACAATTGGAG GTGCAGAGACAGCTACAATTACGGATAGAAGCCCAGGGTAAATACCTGAAAAAGATAATCGAAGAACAACAGCGGCTCAGTGGGGTTCTTTCAGAGGCACCTGAGAGTGGGGTTGTGGCTGTGGTTCCGGGGGACGTGTGCCAAGAACCGGATAATAAGACCGACCCGTCTACCCCCGACCCGGAAAAGGCTGCCAAAGACCGAGTCCCAGCAAAGAGTCTTTCaattgaatctttttcatcACACCATGAACCATTGACTCCAGATTCTGGTTGCCATGTTGGTTCCCCTGCTGACAGCCCTAAAGGGGAGAGATCAACCAAAAAGCAACGGCTAAACATGGACGGATCGTATTCAAAGCCAGACATGGTGCTTCCACTTCAGATACTGGAGTCAAGTATGTCATCATACCAGCATCCTAGCACTGTTTTTCTTGGGCAAGAGCAATTTGATCCTTCAATGGGTATGTCTACCAGAAGTGGTGAGGAATTGGATAAGGTTGGTGGCAGTAATCTGTGA
- the LOC114188710 gene encoding myb family transcription factor PHL7 isoform X2, translating to MYHSKNVPSASLVGGNSLVHGQHIDCGGSAMDPGNGGNSHSNNSNLTSKQRLRWTHELHERFVDAVAQLGGPDRATPKGVLRVMGVQGLTIYHVKSHLQKYRLAKYLPDSSSDGKKADKKETGDVLSNLDGSSGMQITEALKLQMEVQKRLHEQLEVQRQLQLRIEAQGKYLKKIIEEQQRLSGVLSEAPESGVVAVVPGDVCQEPDNKTDPSTPDPEKAAKDRVPAKSLSIESFSSHHEPLTPDSGCHVGSPADSPKGERSTKKQRLNMDGSYSKPDMVLPLQILESSMSSYQHPSTVFLGQEQFDPSMGMSTRSGEELDKVGGSNL from the exons ATGTATCATTCAAAGAATGTTCCTAGTGCAAGTTTAGTTGGAGGTAATTCACTAGTTCATGGTCAGCACATAGATTGTGGTGGCAGCGCGATGGATCCTGGCAATGGAGGAAACAGTCATAGCAACAACTCTAATCTCACCTCAAAACAACGTCTACGGTGGACACATGAATTACATGAGCGCTTTGTTGATGCTGTGGCTCAACTTGGAGGGCCAGATC GTGCCACACCCAAAGGTGTCCTCAGAGTTATGGGTGTACAAGGCTTGACCATATACCATGTCAAAAGCCATTTACAG AAGTACCGACTAGCAAAATATTTACCGGATTCCTCATCTGATG GGAAAAAGGCTGACAAGAAAGAAACTGGGGATGTGCTTTCCAATCTCGATGGTTCATC TGGGATGCAGATTACTGAAGCTCTAAAGCTTCAAATGGAGGTGCAGAAGCGATTACATGAACAATTGGAG GTGCAGAGACAGCTACAATTACGGATAGAAGCCCAGGGTAAATACCTGAAAAAGATAATCGAAGAACAACAGCGGCTCAGTGGGGTTCTTTCAGAGGCACCTGAGAGTGGGGTTGTGGCTGTGGTTCCGGGGGACGTGTGCCAAGAACCGGATAATAAGACCGACCCGTCTACCCCCGACCCGGAAAAGGCTGCCAAAGACCGAGTCCCAGCAAAGAGTCTTTCaattgaatctttttcatcACACCATGAACCATTGACTCCAGATTCTGGTTGCCATGTTGGTTCCCCTGCTGACAGCCCTAAAGGGGAGAGATCAACCAAAAAGCAACGGCTAAACATGGACGGATCGTATTCAAAGCCAGACATGGTGCTTCCACTTCAGATACTGGAGTCAAGTATGTCATCATACCAGCATCCTAGCACTGTTTTTCTTGGGCAAGAGCAATTTGATCCTTCAATGGGTATGTCTACCAGAAGTGGTGAGGAATTGGATAAGGTTGGTGGCAGTAATCTGTGA
- the LOC114188711 gene encoding protein PHR1-LIKE 2-like isoform X2 has product MYPRLIHPHDGIVQQEDMQAAASNLSHSHKGDPCLVLTADPKPRLRWTQDLHERFVDAVTQLGGASKATPKAIMRTMNVKGLTLFHLKSHLQKYRLGKQSGKDVGEGCKDGSYLLESPGTENTSPKLPTSDTNEGYEIKEALRAQMEVQSKLHLQVEAEKHLQIRQDAERRYIAMLERACKMLADQFIGATVIDTDSQKFQAIGSKTPRGTLVDPLGFYSLPSTEVAGVNVPDEEIAPSLPPQRADCSTESCLTSHESSGGLTLEGSPGGGKRRMLGMDSMAAPLIWSEAKMRTQAINVAQGNHPQGITRYGM; this is encoded by the exons ATGTACCCGAGGCTCATACACCCCCATGATGGGATTGTGCAGCAGGAGGACATGCAGGCTGCTGCTTCCAACCTCTCTCACTCTCACAAGGGAGACCCTTGTCTCGTTCTCACTGCTGATCCCAAACCTCGCCTTCGTTGGACTCAGGACTTGCACGAACGCTTCGTTGATGCCGTCACACAGCTTGGGGGAGCAAGTA AAGCTACACCAAAAGCAATCATGCGGACCATGAATGTCAAGGGTTTGACTCTGTTTCATTTGAAGAGTCATCTTCAG AAATACAGGCTTGGTAAGCAATCTGGGAAAGATGTTGGTGAAGGATGCAAAGATG GTTCATATCTTTTAGAAAGCCCTGGCACTGAGAACACTTCTCCAAAGCTGCCAACTTCCGACACAAACGA GGGGTACGAAATCAAGGAGGCATTGAGAGCACAGATGGAAGTGCAGAGTAAGTTACATTTGCAAGTGGAG GCAGAGAAGCATTTGCAGATTCGGCAGGATGCAGAGAGGAGATACATCGCAATGCTTGAAAGAGCTTGCAAGATGCTGGCTGATCAGTTTATTGGTGCCACAGTTATAGACACTGACAGCCAAAAGTTTCAAGCAATTGGAAGCAAAACACCAAGAGGTACTTTGGTTGATCCTCTTGGATTTTACTCCTTGCCATCAACTGAGGTGGCTGGAGTGAATGTTCCAGATGAAGAAATAGCACCTAGTCTACCACCCCAAAGGGCTGATTGTTCAACTGAAAGTTGTTTAACCTCACATGAAAGTTCTGGAGGATTGACTCTAGAAGGATCTCCTGGTGGGGGCAAAAGAAGGATGCTAGGCATGGACTCCATGGCAGCTCCTTTGATCTGGAGTGAAGCTAAGATGAGAACTCAGGCCATCAATGTGGCTCAAGGTAATCATCCTCAAGGAATAACTAGGTATGGCATGTAG
- the LOC114186960 gene encoding uncharacterized protein LOC114186960 isoform X2, giving the protein MIQIGTYGKRNSPLQEEHTNGRIWRQLKNSRGYTLQCSHYLPSALPEDISLPCVIYCHGNSGCRADANEAAVILLPSNITVFTLDFSGSGLSDGDHVSLGWHEKDDLRMAVSYLRRNKQVSRIGLWGRSMGAVTSLLYGAEDPSIAGMVLDSAFSNLYGLMLELADVYKIRLPKFTVKMAVQYMRRVIEKKAKFDIMDLNCLLVAPKTFIPVLFGHGNDDQFIQPHHSDLISELYAGDKNIIKFDGDHNSSRPQFFYDSISLFFYNVLRPPHIPRARKHDRYLDVGDLKIGSAVNESLLFGIISSLQSATIDAASSSSAPPSNSISNIASIRERIPKVAPTASPDSMIREQLMHGNYEPDHDEPADMKDEPNDLTEDYYSYTSSTRESFGRCSSLVFSDDEYFPDYRDDDNGSEVFATPLGSLREISADPKEEEKSQKKKKKKAERSTKKHRSDRFEKWESLSRKLRLCILKGSANRRPKPS; this is encoded by the exons ATGATCCAGATCGGTACCTATGGGAAAAGGAATTCACCCTTGCAGGAAGAACATACCAACGGCAGGATTTGGAGGCAA CTCAAGAATTCCAGAGGTTATACCTTGCAGTGTAGCCATTATCTACCTTCAGCTTTGCCTGAAGATATTTCTCTTCCTTGTGTTATATATTGCCATGGAAATAG TGGATGTAGGGCTGATGCCAATGAAGCTGCTGTTATTCTTCTTCCATCAAATATTACTGTTTTTACTCTTGACTTCTCGGGGTCAGGCTTATCTGATGGAGACCATGTCAGCCTTGGTTGGCATGAA AAAGATGATCTCAGGATGGCGGTGTCATATTTAAGAAGAAACAAGCAAGTATCTCGTATCGGTCTTTGGGGACGATCAATGGGTGCTGTTACTAG CCTTCTTTATGGAGCTGAAGACCCTTCTATTGCTGGGATGGTGTTGGATAGCGCCTTTTCAAACCTGTATGGTCTGATGCTGGAGCTCGCTGATGTCTATAAAATTCGACTTCCTAAGTTCACT GTTAAAATGGCAGTACAATACATGCGGCGGGTTATTGAGAAGAAGGCAAAGTTTGATATCATGGACTTGAACTGTTTGCTG GTTGCACCGAAGACATTCATTCCTGTTTTATTTGGACATGGTAATGATGACCAATTCATTCAGCCTCACCATTCTGATCTCATCTCTGAATTATATGCG GGAgacaaaaatatcataaaatttgaTGGTGATCACAACTCCTCTAGACCACAGTTCTTTTATGACTCAATTTCCCTTTTCTTCTACAATGTCCTCCGCCCTCCTCACATTCCCAGAGCTCGCAAGCATGACAGATATCTTGATGTAGGGGATTTGAAGATCGGTTCTGCTGTGAATGAG AGCTTATTATTTGGGATAATCTCTAGTTTACAGTCTGCAACTATTGATGCTGCAAGTTCATCTTCCGCTCCTCCCAGCAATTCAATTTCAAACATAGCTTCAATTAGAGAGCGTATTCCAAAAGTTGCTCCTACAGCTTCTCCT GATTCCATGATCAGAGAGCAACTAATGCATGGAAATTATGAACCTGACCATGATGAACCTGCAGATATGAAG GATGAACCAAATGACCTGACTGAAGATTATTACTCATACACCAGCTCAACTCGAGAAAGCTTCGGCAGATGTTCTTCTTTAGTATTCAGCGATGATGAATATTTTCCAGATTACAGGGATGATGATAATGGTTCTGAG GTATTTGCAACACCCCTTGGAAGTCTGAGAGAAATATCTGCAGACCCTAAAGAAGAGGAAAAGAgccagaaaaagaagaagaagaaagctgAAAGATCCACAAAGAAGCACAGGTCTGACAGATTTGAGAAGTGGGAGTCCCTCAGTCGAAAGCTGCGACTTTGCATTCTGAAGGGATCTGCCAATCGGAGACCAAAGCCCTCTTGA